Within Sardina pilchardus chromosome 21, fSarPil1.1, whole genome shotgun sequence, the genomic segment ACGTGTCCAGCCTGGGTCTGCTGAGAGAGCGCAGCTCCATGTGTGTTTCCCACACTGCCCCTCGGCGTGCGCTCGCTCCGTGTGTCTGGGAAGGCACGCGCACTACAATTCCCTCTTTGATGAGTTTCTGCTTGTCCCGGGGCAACAACAGAGACAGTGACAAAACACTGACCTGGGTGCAATTGTTTAGGCTTCGCTCTCAATTATTCCGACATACACCCAGATGTTACGTTTTGGCAACAGATGATAGGCGCCCTGTCAGATAGATAATCCTTCAACATCGCTCTAAAGCACATAGAAACACAGTGAGGAATTCAAACAGGAAAatgggtggtgatggtggtggggcgTTGGTATTTTTCTTCGACATGACTCTTCGACATGACTCTTAAATCAAGTCCTGAGGTTCAGTACACTGCACTCAGAATAGACACACGAGGAAACTGAAACCATTCATGTGGATCACCCAACTGTCTTCCTGTTGCATTTCAGGGAATCAATAGCCCTTCAGGTCAGTCGGCCTTGTGTCCAAGCTGGAAATCGTTCTCACCAGCACACCTTGATACTCCAATCAGGTGCCATTGTCCGTCATCAACCGTGTTGACAGTGGCCTCTCAGAAATTCCTCTGTGGTTGTGTGATGTGTAACAGCCAAGGGCAAAGGATTATTTTTATAGCAAACACTGCTTTATTTCAGAGGTTCAAAGAGGCTTGTGGCAAAATCCCTGTGGAATGTCAGGCCTCATTTTTCCGAGTGTGTAGGCAGTGTATACACTACAGTAATGTGCGTATTGGTAATTATCTCACTGTCTCATCGATCCGGTAAAATCCCCTGGTTACTGAGGGCATTTCTTGATTTGTGTCTGCGTGCGCGGCGAGAGCGTGCGTATACCAAACAAATCCGCAGGTAcaagtgtgtgcacgtgtgatgAGAGGGCTTGACACTCCGCCCTGCCTCGACAAATTGCTTTTCAGGATGTGCCAACCCAAATGTACTTACCGCCGAGCTCAATAAACCATGACAAACCATGACAAAACCGTGACATCTCCAGTGTGGATCCTCCGCAATGTTTGCTTTGATTTGACTCCCTCCCTGTTTTGGGACAGGCCAGGAATGCAAGGGGAGAGTTTGCCATTAGCAGATATGATGATCACAGAGGTAAACGGATCTGTGCTAATCAGTAAATCCCCCACCTCTCTTCCCCAGTGTGTTCAAGGGCTCAGGGCCGATTACCTATTGTCGGGCGATATGTTCGTGTGACTTCTTGGGGGCCCTTTTCCATCTAATTATGAGCATTGCGCAAGGCATTCCGCTCCTTCTCTTTAATTTGTCCTCCCGCGCCGTGATCACATGACTCCTTTTTCGGAATGATCAAAACCTGAAGACAGACAGTGTGGAAAATCGGACTGACCATGATGTGCCCCCCTGTCCCTCCAACAATGAACAATGGCCACCTCAGAGGCAATGGAACTAGTACAGACGGAGGCTTTCTGCGATGGGAAAAGACGATGGAAGGTGAGGGGGGGcggcagagagaaaaacattatCCCAGAGACATGTCCTGTCATGTCAGAAAGTCTGTTTTCTCCAGCCAAATCCCTTGGTGCCGTGCTCAGGAAATATTCAGGCCTTGTAATAGAGATGTGAGTGAGAGATTGGACAGGGTGTGCATTTAtctgaggatgagaggagaaagagaaggcgagagagagagagagagagagagagagagagagagagagagagagaaaggggtagaaaaagagagaaaggacatATTCACACACCAAGGACACCAATCGTCCGTCATCTTGCCGCTGTATGGAGATGGGCATGACTGGTGTCAGTTGTAGGCCGTGCTCCAGGGGCCGTGAGCACACAGGTAGCCACAGGCAGTCTCAGCTCCTCGTAAGGTAATCAGACACTGCCCCCTGCTGACTGCAGCCTGTCCTCTGTGGCGTCACACAAAACAATCATTTGGCCCCCAGGTTACTGCACATTATTCAGTTACCAGACTTTTTTCCCTCACTGGCATAACTTTGTTTCATAATACATTTTGTTCCATATTTATTGAGTTATCACATGTTCCTATCCCACtaatagtgtagtgtagcaccTCTCCTTAGTCTGGAGGTTCtcaaagttgttcagatttagtatATCATGTCTGACATAGTATTCATGAATTCATGAACATTGCCAGTAGGCTAACTGGTATTTTTTTGGTAACATAGTTGCCAGTATCATGCTGTGAAAGGTCTACTGTATTGAGCAGAGTAACTTTCATTCATGTAATGCCCTTAAGAAACACTAGAGGGCGAACTGTCATCATGAAATACATAGTGCTGCACTGCAGGCTACTTTAAGCACTCTGCACCTGAAGTTACCATATGTTACCATTAATTTTCTGTCCACACTCCCCTGTGACAAAGACACAAATCCTAGTTTGTGACCTACTGGgcagtgttttttccccctacaGCACTTTTCATACTGGTTCAGtccaaaatatgatttttaAGGCGATAACCATTCAAACCATTCAGTTAGGCCACCTCTATTTTTTAACATGAAGTAAACCCTTTAGATTTCTGTGAGTTAATCTTAACATATTTGAACAGCAACTGCTGAAAACGAAATAGTGACATGAGATCCTGTCTGACTTTGAAGCTAttttttcagtaggcctattgatTATTGAAAAGAATCTCACAACCTGGGGCAGATGCAGCAGTCAAGGTCAGGATACACTACCGTTCAAAAGTTTGGAGTCACTTagaaatgtccttgttttcatcactaatgttgtaaatgactgttgtagaaagaaatggTTGATCTGTAATGCAATATCTACATTGCCCATCATCAGCAATTCAATGTTCCAaagatacattttgtttattaatctgatatcattttaaaCGGTGATAGGAGGAGGTCAGAAAACATTGGAGAATCCTTTCGCAATTAATAAGCACATAACCTAATGTAATCTGAATACTGCTACGCTgattttaaaaacacaaaaaacaatgGTATTCcgtctataatggagtggaatggaaatttctaagtgaccccaaacttttgaatgGCAGGTGTATGTGTTGAAGTGACTTATGGCAAATTACAAATGACTTCTCTAATAGAAGACGTGTGGTTACAGAAAACATATATTCCCCATCCCATGTTCAATTACATATTGTTCTAATCACACTTGATTGTATGGACAAATGGTTTGGGCTTCACTATTGAGATGTGCATGCTTTGGTTGAAAAGGACACTTCAGTCAGCTTtataaaaatgtgtttatttcagGAAAATGGTAGAAAACATAAATATTTCACAAAATATACCTATATAAATATATctatttacatatatatatatacacaatacACGTGCCATCTTGGTCACAAGATTAAGGAGAAGGACACAGGGAGAGGGCCCATCTGTTCTGACAAGTGTGCCACTCACAGAAGGGCCATTCATATGTCTTTCAAACAGACAACTGCAGCCGTTAAACAGTGATCAGTCTCCTGCAGTGCTGACTGACACCTACGCTCACACGAGGGATTGTGCGCTAACATGGCTATAGTGATCCTTTCATAAGATGCTCATTCCTGGCTCGTCCGCATCTCATGTCCTCCTGGTGTCTGTTTTTGAGTGAGGGCAGATTTGAAAATCCACGTCCGTCCATATATATGGTCACCTGTGTAAAACGGTCAGTTCCACGGCCGCCACGTTGAGCTTGTTTGATTGGGAACGACAGAATGCCTCCtgatgggagagggggagtggaagGGTGTAATACGGCTTAAGGAGCAAAACGTCGGGaccggagaggaggaggagggggagcgtCTGGAGGTCTCAAGAGAATGGAGGGACGCGTTGTGTGAGAGTGATGGCTCatgggagatggaggagtgggCTACCGGGgtggagtgggagaggaggggagagtgaggAGGTGTCATCTGCGCAGACACAGGGGGGGAGTCAGGACAAGGGCCTTTTGGTGCATCGCTTGTGTGGAGCTGTCCCTCTGTTCCGTGCCCCCGATGGCCAGAATGGGTGAAGTGACCGTCCAGGCAGATCTTCAGCTTGCTGACCTCAGGGTCAATTTCGGAGGAGCCTGTGTTAGTCATGAAGCTGGAGACGTTGGTTAGGCAGTGGTGAAAGCCTGCCGTGTAGACTGAGCTGAACTGTGCATGGGGTGGTTGAAGTCCTGACACTGACATTTCAGGGTTGACTTCTTCATCAGGCGGATGTTGGCTCCCAGATTCTACATGAGACATATAAAGAGATTAGAGATGTCTGCAGGTTCATTTGACATCTATCCCCAAAATCAGACATAGTGTAAGAAACTTCAGACACATAAGCACAAAATATAACATTTTTGGTGCACACCATAACGTTTTCAACACGCACCAAAAACATTTTTGCCCATGTTCCTTAGAATGAATTATTCCCTTACCGTTtcttttgtaatgtttttctgTATCCCTCCTCAGGTACTGTACGGCAAGGTCTAGAATCTCCGCCTTTTCCAGTTTGGGATTTTGCAAACGCTATttttgtgaggagagagagggaaaccgTCAAAGATGGCAACACTTTATCGTGTGAATATGTCTAAATGGATCATGTCTACCATATCCATGGCATATTAAGAAAACAATACAATTGCAAAAGACCGATCGAGCGCCGAGGCCTTGTTTACGTACCGTGTCTTCCGTGCATCTCAGCAACAAAACTCTCAGCTCGTGCAAATTCTGATTTATCctatctcttcttttcttctcaatCACTGGTTTCAGTACCTGCAAGAGTTCAATGGCAAAATTCAATAACGTCCAGATTGTGCCACTGACATTTCCTTCATCTTGTACATTTTAAGCCATGCAAAAACAGACTAATTATGGAAGCATCCACCACACTTACTCGTTTCAGGCATTTTGACTTGTTTACATCTGAGTTCTTCATCGCTTCAACTAAAAGTCTGAAGACTTGCGAGGAACTCGTGGAAACACAGCGAAGTAGTTCTCGGATGAGTACGATGGATGGGTAATAAGATTGCTGAGATAATGAGCGTGGCTTTTACACCGACAGGACGCGTCTGATTGGACGAAAGGTGTAAATGACGTTGCTGTCACACATTTGGCCTATCTTGTCTGACCTCAGGTCAGAGCTTGTGTTTGATAGGGTTTGGAAAGTTGAAGGACTATGGAAGTAATCATAACGGTCATTCTGTCGTTTCCCACAAATTATTAAGTATTcgtgaatgaatgagaaatatgcTATCCTAACTTTCCTGTGGCCAAGCTAGTGCTAGATGTACAACATATTGTTTGAAGCCATTCTACTGATGAACTCTCCGTTGTAGTGTGTCGATAAATAAAGCAATACTTCTACATTATAGCTTGAAATGCACACAACATACGCCCTCCTTAGAATATAAATGTATGTTGTTATGGCCTTGCAACATTCATTAGATCACCAAGTTAGATTtgaactctctcctctcattacAATCGATTTTTTTCAAATTAGCCTAAAATAACTCTGTGCAGTACGCCAAATGCGTTCTAAAGGTATCTTACCAAATGTGAAGAAATATTTTTCTCGTGGGAACTAAAGTTAGGTGAGTAAATTAACGATGCACATCGCACCCTTTAGTGTGAATATATTTTAGGGTGACAAAAAATGACCAAAGCGTGCCTTGGGTTTGAGTTACAAAAAAGGTGCGTGTTAAAATGACACCTTTAGGCACGTGCAAAATGCAAAGTTTTAGGTTATTTTATTTGTATCCATTCGAGCTTCTGTTCCCTTTACGAGGAGCACGGCCGAACCAAGGCAACGTGTAGAAGTGAAAATAAGAATTCTGTGGAGAAAAGTGCGACTGCTTTTTAGAGGCAAATTACAAGCAGTGCcatttgtgtttctgtggtgtgtgtgattgagcgCGAGACCCCGCCGATCAGACACTTTCTGCAAAGGCTCCATTCAGATTCCACCCCCACCATAGCAGAATgttgaaatgtagcctatacagtaGGTAGCCTATCATAGCTACCACTTGTATTGGGAATTGGAACGGGATTTCCCTTCCATGTTTTACGCATGTGGTAAGACTGTTTGCGCGCATTGCTGGATGGCATatgcatgtttctctctctctctctctcgcgcgcgcgctctctcactcacactcacactctctctctctctcacacacacacacacacacacacacacacacacacaaagtataggTGGGTTTGACACAAGATGCTAATCGGCGCTAAACAGATTTCAAGGATTCAGTTGACACGCACGACTGCAAagccaaagacaaacacaaaggaCCCACTTCTTCCTGTTTTGTTAAAGGGCCCCCTTTAATTCTAGATAATCCCAATGGGATGTCCTTGATCCGATCATGCTAGTGTTATTCCCCCACTCATCCTAGCGGTGGGTCACAGAATGTTTATACAATCTATAGCCTGCTGCTGAGtaaatagggctcgggatcatgacgtaaaaaacttcgcgggcgcagccatattggcagcttcactcctaagttgactatggattactatggatttactcccgcctatattagtgtgttcctgttacttagtttttgccttcttggtcgtgtgttgctgtgtagtggggtgtaacagcaccacccatgatcgcaagaggaaaagaatcgctaatactacatttctgcttcttgtcttctgcatctgaatgaatggatattacgctcggtgcgctaccaatatggcggctattcctagaatgcaaggcttgttcccgagccctattaaaTATTTCACTCATAGTATTAAATTAGGCCTGGTGTGCCGGTAATAGTTAAGCTGAAGAATTATCCAGACAAACGCCGGTAACTAGTCTGTCGGAATGTTGTCTCTTTAATTGTTCTTCCACGTTTCAAATCAGAGATGGCTCACCTAGCTATTTGACGGTTCACAATGAAAAGCAATTCAAATTCTTATAAGACCCATGTTCCAATGGCAGTGCAGTGATTGGGAATCAACAGTCTTAGCACCCGCTGAATGCTTTTTTCCTACGGCTTAACTGACTATTTGATGATTATTAATGGCATGCCCTCTGTTTCTTAATAGCGGTCTTTCACAGACCTTtctgaaaaagaaagatgggACATCATTGGCTCGCAGATCAGTCAAGTGAGAACTGCGCTATTGCTGCCGAACCTTGTGAGGGCACGTATCCTACGTGTATAAGGTCGACTGAAAATGTCCAGTCAGTTTAGAATTATGTAGCCTAATTCTACAAATGACATAAAACTTTAcacattatgtaggcctatgtatggcGTTAGAGAGCCTTGAGTCGTATGAATATATATTCGGCATTTACCTATAGGCTATAGATTAGGTCTATCCATGGTCTGATtttgaagtaggcctagttgcCTTTCATGTATACACATTTATTTAGGCTACAACTAGAAAACAGCTCAAGTGTAGAAGCTATCATAATTTTGTAGCTGCGGTCTGTTGGGTAGGAAGAGGTAGCCCATCCATTAGGCTACTCTGAACCAATATTAGGCTACACGAACCTTAAATAGGATGAAATAGTCAAGAAAGCAATTATTTTTTCACAAAAGGAAGTTGAACACTTTCATTCATGTTCAGGTCGcgggggatggggtgggtggCAGCATAGCTTTTGTTCTACCAAATTGAAAGGCGGAGATTTGGGTGTGGCTTTTGGCTCATTGCGATTAAAAGTGCCAGGTAGATCCACTGGACTGAACTTCAACTTTCTGCAACGGTGTGAGTCTACGGATCTTTCGACATCATGGACGTGTCAGGACCAGCTAAGAAATTTCGAAGGGTAAGACAAATATAACGCAATTCACGGcatggtaggcctacagaagAGGCCTATTGCTTATTCCTAGTTTGAATGTTTGCCTAAGGACTTAACCTGTGTACACCTTAACTCACATAAGCTTCTATAGTTGAGTCAGTGTTGTGAatgtataaaatatattttatggAACATCTGGTGGCTCATGTGTTCAGAAAATCAATTTACTATAGGCTCCAATGGCAGCTTTAATGCAGAAGTGCACTATTTGTATAACAttagattttgtttgtttgttgtttgtttcagaTGGCCAAACCTGTAATGGAGAAACGCAGAAGAGACCGTATGAATCACAGCCTAGAGACCCTGCGCCTGCTGTTGTCAGAAAATACTGACAATGAGGTAGGCACATTCAGAATTGAGATGAAATTCTAAGGAAATGCTTAATCATCTTAATCACATTTGGTTGCTCAGAACCCCCTTGTAATAAAACCATCCGTGTCTCTTTACAGAAACTGAGAAGTCCCAAAGTGGAGAAGGCTGAAATCCTGGAGAGCGTTGTGAACTTCTTCAGAGCTGAGCAAGCAGAGCTGCAGTCCAGAAGCGGAAGCAGGAAGAGGGCACGGGAAGAGGATGCTGACGACGTCACGCACGAGAGGCAGAGGTACAGCGATGGCATGAGGGCTTGCCTGCTGACCGTCAGTCGTTTCATCACGTCCAAAACCCAGGAGCTGGAGGGTGAGCTGGAGTGGAAGCGTTCCCACAGCCACCTGGCGCCGCAGCATCCGGTAACCATGGCGACGGCACCGCACGACCCCAGGACTCTGTCAACAAAGCAGCTGTCCGAGCCAGGCTCTCCAGCGGCACGCCTCAGTGCAGCCACCGCACAGTATGGACCACAAGAGATAAAAGCAACTTACCTGCCAACAAAGGACACGGCTGCCTCCCAAAGACCTTCATTGGTGttcagtgactgtgtgtggagaCCATGGCCACAGTAGAACAGATGAAACGTGGGTGATTTGCATGGCTGGGATCCTCGCTGACCTCCTGGTTGTGATCAAATTATAGGTCAGACTGATCTCACTCCATGTGTAAATATACAGCTATATTTGTACAGATGACTTATCATGAATTGATTGCTACTGTGTTTTACCAGCCGGGAGATTGTGACCACATTCAAAGCATCTCAAGTGATGGAGACTTTGAGTCAGACACTCTTTCATTTGCAAGTTGATCATATACATCACAAAGCAATGTAAAAGAGTTTCCCTGGTGAAAaactgtatatatgtatttttgtaCAGTGGATGTCTATTTTTTACTTTAGTGTACAGCAGTGTGCTGCACATGTAGATTTGCATCACTGATATATGTCTACTTTTGATTTCCCTTCTTTGAAAGAGTGTGATACTTGATATcatgtttatatatttttttcattttcttcctcTCATTTTTGTTTCCagcagattttttttacaatgagAGGTTCAAATCCAAAAAGAttttgattttttccccttttccttTCTCTAACATGTTTATATTAAACATGGCGAGTGGAAAATGTGATTGATTCTATTTTTGTATTAAACAACAAATCTTATACCTTTaccagtgtgtgtctctgaaatGATTGCAATGTAAATGCAAATAAGCACATTCAGTTCAGCTTGTGTACAGATTGACTCGCACATCTCCTGTGTGAATGTGGACAGTTGAACTTGTGAACATGCAGACATTTGCAGACTTTTACTTGACCAATTACTCTATTCTGGTGGTCTTGGCTCACAGCTCCCAGGTCTTTCTGTTGATTGGTTACAATGCAGGAATCATTGAAATGCTGATTTAGAAATTGATGACCTGCTCTGATCTTAAATACAGACCTTTACAGACACTTGATACAGCTATTgcaaacaaatgtttaaaatccATTCATCAAAGGCAACAAGAGCACCCCCATCAACAGGTTAAATAGTTCAGTCAAAGGTTCACTTTCTCAACACACATACCAGATTATACCAGAATGTTCCACAGGTGCTGCCAGCATAAACAATTGACTCTGTCTACCACATAAAACTTGGGATAGCGCCCTTAGACTTTGATTCAGATCATCTGACAATGAAATGAATGCTTGTAGTAGTTCTTGTGTTAAAAATAATCAGTGTTCTGTTGtatatgattaaaaaaaacagcgtTCCAACAAATCCACAACAGTTATTCCACTGAATTGATTACAATCTCTAACGTTGTGATCAACATGTGATCTGCCAGACGAAACTGCTGTCTGGCACTGTTTACAGTGTACACTTGATGTACAATGTGCCCGTCATGCTGGAACAATATAGGATTTAAACATAACTCATGAATGTGCTTATTAGAGTCCATTGTCCAAATATATGTATGAGTTAAACATCAGTGATTTAAACATAAATCATACAAAGAACAGTTCTTAACGCCATACTATTAATTTGTATTTTACTAGCCTTTATAAGCTTTAGTCGGTAGGCTGCCCTTGGATTCCTCAGTACCTGCAGCATTTTGGCTTTCCCTGAGGTATCAAAACACCTTTTGTTTTCAAAAAGGCGAAAACTGGAGATTCAGTGTTGATATAGGCTAATGTCTCCAGATGCCCTATTTATTGACACCCCTAATAAAGttcagaaaaaaagaagtgaaaaaaTTGTTGGCCTCACAATGAAAGCAatgaggaaaaagaaagaacaaatgATACTGTaattaatactttgtaaagccaTTCCTTTGTAAGAGACCATTCctctttataaaaaaaaatctcagcaGATCATGCAAATTTCTGGCTCCTCACATGTGTATACTCTCCTTTGGCTGGGATGACCATGGCAGAGGCTTGATTGTGTtcagtacactgtgtgtgtgtgttgatctgggcatactgtatgcttGGGTTCATTGACCTGGCAGCTGGATTATCCAATTTTAATGTCAGAGAGACATATTGGGCAAGACAACCATGGGTTTTTGGGTTTTTGTCCAGGCAAGGTTGTCACATTTCCAGGTGATTGGAATGTCTGAATTAATCATGGTTTTAACTGTAAATATGGCAGTTTTCAACTGAGTGCCTTTTTCATAGCCATCCATACAGAGGTAAAAAACTTTCTCTTTATTTGAATTGTGGATTGTCTTGTCTTTCTCATGTTTAAGAATTCCAAGGCCATTCCATCTGTGCCACTTTATTTACGTAGGCTACCTGAGTGCAAAGGACCAAACAGTGAGGCAAGAGGACACCGCCATGGTTGGTAAAATGTTCAAAACAACCAAAATGAATAATTGAGCctatacaataataataataataataataataataataagaagaataataaaTTAAATGTATAGCGCCCTTCAGGAAAATCGGATGGGTAGGTAACGGGGACCTAAGGATGTGCTGGATGCATAGGTGGAATGGTTGCATTTCCACTTACACTTACCACAGGGTGATGCAAGCCTGATACCCCACAGACCCGGGGGTCAATGCCGTGTGGGATGACCACTCTCTCCATAGAAGAAGTGGGATGGCTTGCCATAAAGCCATTGGAGGCTGACCCCTGTGTGAGGGACTTCAGAGGTGGATGAAGCAAAGGATGGGAGCGGCACATCTGTTGGATGCATGAGGGACAAGTGTGCACGCTTGAATGGCACTAACTTATAGAACTTTACATGAATGAAAAAAGTTCAGGTAAATGTTGTTAATATTGACTATTTTGAAGGGGTGCAATTTGCCATTTTTCTTTCAGAATAGCCTAAATGGCTCCTTTCAAATTGGATAGAGGCCTACCTATTTCTATTCACCTTTAGGAGTGTCAATAAATGTGGAGTGTGCTGTAGGTCTCCTGAAATATTAATCCTGTATCAGTTTATTGTCTGAAAGTCATGTTACCATAGTCGCAACACCGACTGCTATCATATTGTCCAGAACAACCTTCATTTAGCCATTCATTGGGGTGATTTATTTGGGTTTAGCCACATTCTCCCTCGCCCCATCTGTGTCTATAGCAACGGCATCCTTCATCAAAGTTTGGGGCTTAGTCCCGCCGTGGCGATCTTTGAACAGGACTTGCTTTTATGTGGAGATTTGCGTTACTCTGTCGCCCATGGCTGAGCCTTTAAATAAACGATTTTCAATCGAAATGAGATTAGGGATTCAATTGAGGGTGCACTGTCTCTAAACAACCGGAATGACGCTTTAACCGGTTATTAAGGAGAGGATCGATCTCTAAATGCAATTATAGTGTTGTTTAAATGGATTAAAGCAGAATTATTTTACGTTTTTCAGCTGTTGCGGATGTGCAGTCACCACGACAATAGAACAGCCACACGAAAAGAAAAGCATTAGGAAAATAATCTATCCAATCCCTTTTCTAACACagagcacagacacactgcacAGATTTTTTATTAAgtctgcagtagcctactaacGGATTTGCATTCGGGGACCAGATTTCACATTTGATTTTGGTAGGCTGGCTAACTGAACCCAGTTTCCTACTTTTATGCAACCTGATATGAATGATCATCTGGACTAAGCCAGCAATGACAAAGCGGGAAATGTTCCTTTATCAATAGGCCAATTAAGAATAAAGATGGCATCTGCCTTTAAATTTTACCAATCTTACCAAATGACTGGGTGAAAATGACTTTGTTACAGCATGCGGACGGTTTGGCTATATTCACGTGGAGGCCCTATAGAAATGGATGGCAGTTTATAGCTATTGCAAGTTCAGTCAAGGTCGGTCAGTGGTTGTAAAATGTGACAGATGCCATTTCCCCATGATTAAGGTGGCTGCTGAGAAGCTGAGAAAATTCACAGTTTAAATCAAATGGTGTGCTTATTCAGGCAT encodes:
- the her5 gene encoding hairy-related 5, whose translation is MDVSGPAKKFRRMAKPVMEKRRRDRMNHSLETLRLLLSENTDNEKLRSPKVEKAEILESVVNFFRAEQAELQSRSGSRKRAREEDADDVTHERQRYSDGMRACLLTVSRFITSKTQELEGELEWKRSHSHLAPQHPVTMATAPHDPRTLSTKQLSEPGSPAARLSAATAQYGPQEIKATYLPTKDTAASQRPSLVFSDCVWRPWPQ
- the her11 gene encoding hairy-related 11, which produces MKNSDVNKSKCLKRVLKPVIEKKRRDRINQNLHELRVLLLRCTEDTRLQNPKLEKAEILDLAVQYLRRDTEKHYKRNESGSQHPPDEEVNPEMSVSGLQPPHAQFSSVYTAGFHHCLTNVSSFMTNTGSSEIDPEVSKLKICLDGHFTHSGHRGHGTEGQLHTSDAPKGPCPDSPPVSAQMTPPHSPLLSHSTPVAHSSISHEPSLSHNASLHSLETSRRSPSSSSPVPTFCSLSRITPFHSPSPIRRHSVVPNQTSSTWRPWN